A stretch of the Porites lutea chromosome 12, jaPorLute2.1, whole genome shotgun sequence genome encodes the following:
- the LOC140922128 gene encoding methyltransferase-like protein 27 — protein sequence MAVAPNNKAILEVITKSALKDAKKTFDDWAKTYEEDTNKLGYKGHVLCVEAFNKAMRSQDIFPEANKDIKILDAGAGTGIIGEMLVQQGYRNIDALDISEEMLNLAKQRNVYKRYICAALSDISIDDIQTGEYDVTLCAGTIVYGQAKPVALDECVRHVRPGGLFIFSIRADSFDPVELGYRTKFEEMEKAGRWSLVNREQRELYTHPHDESIRNCYLITYKVLKN from the exons ATGGCTGTTGCACCTAACAACAAGGCAATTTTAGAAGTGATCACAAAGTCAGCATTAAAGGATGCCAAAAAAACTTTTGATGATTGGGCAAAAACTTATGAAGAG gATACAAACAAACTTGGTTACAAAGGGCATGTCCTGTGTGTTGAGGCTTTCAATAAAGCCATGCGGTCTCAAGACATTTTCCCTGAAGCTAACAAGGATATCAAAATCCTTGATGCTGGGGCCGGCACAGGAATCATTGGTGAAATGCTGGTGCAGCAAGGGTATAGGAACATTGATGCCTTGGACATTTCTGAAGAAATGTTGAATTTAGCGAAACAGAGGAATGTTTACAAGCGATATATCTGTGCTGCATTGAGTGACATCTCCATTGATGACATACAGACTGGCGAGTATGATGTAACACTGTGTGCAGGTACTATAGTCTATGGACAAGCAAAGCCGGTAGCGCTGGATGAGTGTGTCCGTCATGTAAGACCAG GTGgtctatttattttttccataCGTGCAGACTCATTTGATCCTGTAGAACTTGGTTACCGCACCAAATTTGAGGAAATGGAGAAAGCAGGAAGATGGAGTCTCGTAAACAGAGAGCAGCGAGAACTATACACCCATCCCCATGATGAGAGCATTAGGAACTGTTACTTGATCACTTACAAAGTGCTCAAGAACTGA
- the LOC140922126 gene encoding kelch-like protein 7 produces MADLSQPMAADPAKHRDELFQRLDTLRTKESFCDVTVAVKGKEFKAHKVVLAAASPFFLSLWESNMLESNEQLIEIKLEEATASVMEEVLQYIYTRNVTVTEESCNELVATADYLLLPGLKSLACEFLKKKLAIDNCVFTYYFADRYHCAELKEMSCWKINLNFTAVMKTGDFLNLDMKQVMEWVSSDDVKVSYEEEVFDGIVKWVSYNKSERESCFLNLLRQVRLNCVSQDFLQSKLVKEELVTTNNACLNFVLNSIVAAHESHFKPPRKCLKHYVEGIFVCGGKMALCYCPDDNKWYWISSMAYEHQNHAVIQYKDKVYIFSKQNVHSIESHVVEYYVPLSNCWGSIQTDFEDEDKFSSVSPLSGCSSLFALTNSTEIPENTIFTYNPAENSWEIKGSASSRNRWGACAVAVGNHLYIIGGSNCSDTVPSGITKVERFDPREEKLEEVASLNEGRHDAFGAAMNDKIYVAGGIQKNDQTLTLLSTCEVYDLSTNEWHLMADLCVPRHSASMVCFKGALYVFGGLKNTCSYLPTRELSVEVFNSETNQWKEKSTIPVCLESDEETNKQIHYKACFATIHHHVLLDRIYL; encoded by the coding sequence ATGGCCGACTTATCACAACCTATGGCGGCAGATCCTGCTAAACATCGTGACGAACTTTTTCAACGTCTAGATACcctgagaacaaaagaaagcttctGTGATGTAACAGTTGCAGTGAAAGGCAAAGAATTCAAAGCTCACAAAGTGGTGTTAGCTGCAGCAAGCCCCTTTTTCCTCTCACTTTGGGAAAGCAACATGCTAGAAAGTAACGAACAACTGATCGAAATCAAGCTTGAAGAGGCGACTGCGTCTGTCATGGAAGAAGTGCTGCAGTATATCTACACTAGAAATGTTACAGTCACCGAAGAAAGCTGCAATGAGTTGGTTGCAACGGCGGATTACCTTCTCCTACCAGGATTAAAATCATTAGCCTGCgaattcttgaaaaagaaactggCCATTGATAACTGTGTCTTTACGTATTATTTTGCCGACAGGTATCACTGTGCAGAGCTAAAAGAAATGAGTTGTtggaaaattaatttaaactttacTGCTGTGATGAAAACGGGAGATTTTCTGAACCTTGACATGAAGCAAGTCATGGAATGGGTCTCTAGTGATGACGTAAAAGTCAGTTATGAGGAAGAAGTATTCGATGGAATTGTCAAGTGGGTGTCTTACAACAAGAGTGAAAGAGAGAGCTGTTTCCTTAACTTGTTGCGCCAAGTCCGTCTGAATTGTGTATCCCAAGACTTTCTTCAGAGTAAATTGGTGAAGGAAGAACTTGTAACTACAAATAATGCCTGCTTAAACTTTGTATTGAACTCCATCGTTGCCGCACATGAAAGTCATTTCAAACCACCAAGGAAATGCCTTAAGCATTACGTCGAAGGGATTTTTGTGTGTGGTGGTAAAATGGCTTTGTGTTACTGTCCTGATGACAATAAGTGGTATTGGATAAGCAGCATGGCATATGAACATCAAAACCATGCTGTCATTCAGTACAAGGATAAAGTTTACATTTTTAGCAAACAAAATGTACATTCGATTGAGTCACATGTTGTAGAATATTATGTGCCTTTATCAAACTGCTGGGGTTCAATTCAAACAGACTTTGAGGACGAAGACAAATTTTCAAGTGTATCGCCATTGAGTGGTTGTTCATCCTTGTTTGCTTTAACCAACAGTACTGAAATTCCTGAAAACACAATATTCACCTACAATCCTGCTGAGAATAGCTGGGAGATAAAAGGAAGTGCATCTTCTAGAAATCGATGGGGAGCATGTGCGGTGGCAGTGGGAAATCACCTTTATATTATAGGTGGTAGTAATTGTAGTGATACTGTACCAAGTGGAATAACTAAAGTTGAACGATTTGATCCAAGAGAGGAGAAGCTGGAAGAGGTTGCGTCCTTGAATGAGGGAAGACATGACGCATTTGGAGCAGCCATGAATGACAAGATCTATGTGGCAGGTGGAATTCAAAAAAATGACCAGACTCTGACACTACTTAGCACATGTGAGGTATACGACCTGTCAACAAATGAATGGCATCTGATGGCAGACCTCTGTGTACCTCGTCATTCTGCAAGCATGGTGTGCTTTAAAGGAGCTTTGTATGTCTTTGGTGGCTTGAAAAATACTTGCAGTTATCTCCCAACCCGAGAGTTGTCAGTTGAAGTATTTAATTCTGAAACAAATCAGTGGAAGGAGAAGAGCACCATACCTGTTTGCCTTGAAAGTGATGAAGagacaaataaacaaatacatTACAAAGCTTGTTTTGCAACTATCCACCATCATGTCTTGTTGGATCGCATTTACCTTTGA